The Prevotella melaninogenica genome window below encodes:
- a CDS encoding M15 family metallopeptidase, with amino-acid sequence MKRVFYLLFAAIFFACSMHAQTPTMSRRQAAGRSMEQQGLVNIKHVVPSIKVALMYARTDNFCNRVLYHDLRDAYVLPACAEALRKAQAELKRRRPDLSLCIFDATRPMSVQQTMWDAVKDTPKYFYVSNPAHGGGMHNYGMAVDISICKASWNDATWRDGATRCLIDTIPMGVKVDHMGIASHIDKENDLVARRLISREALANRRLLREVMSAAGFMPLRTEWWHFNLCTRAWAKQNLRVVR; translated from the coding sequence ATGAAACGAGTCTTTTATCTGCTATTTGCAGCCATATTCTTTGCTTGTAGTATGCACGCACAGACACCAACGATGAGTCGTCGGCAGGCTGCTGGTCGGTCAATGGAGCAGCAGGGGTTGGTAAATATAAAGCATGTAGTACCTTCTATCAAGGTGGCTTTGATGTATGCTCGTACGGATAACTTCTGTAATCGTGTACTCTATCATGACCTTCGTGATGCCTATGTATTACCTGCTTGTGCAGAAGCATTGCGTAAAGCGCAGGCGGAGTTGAAGCGTCGTCGTCCTGATTTGAGCCTTTGTATCTTCGATGCCACACGACCGATGAGCGTACAGCAGACGATGTGGGACGCAGTGAAAGATACCCCAAAGTATTTTTATGTATCTAATCCTGCGCACGGAGGAGGTATGCATAACTATGGAATGGCTGTAGATATTAGTATCTGCAAGGCCTCATGGAATGATGCTACATGGCGTGATGGTGCCACCCGTTGCTTGATAGATACGATTCCAATGGGTGTGAAGGTAGACCACATGGGTATAGCCAGTCATATTGATAAAGAGAATGACCTCGTTGCTCGTCGTCTTATCTCTCGTGAGGCATTAGCCAACCGCAGACTCCTTCGTGAGGTGATGAGTGCTGCTGGTTTCATGCCTTTACGTACCGAGTGGTGGCACTTCAACCTTTGTACAAGGGCTTGGGCAAAGCAGAATTTGAGGGTGGTGAGGTAA
- a CDS encoding THUMP-like domain-containing protein — protein MNKTDKIKQEEFPLPRYVQEVLSKHNISLPSLWGRGKGEGLLGSLSVLALQSHRYPDIDMPFLLDQLAGWQTARTKLPSWAAKEDIIYPPHLSMEQCSSEQTAEYKARLVARLVGVENFVSSDLNNDYSRPSAGEETTPTQQDNHVQNSFEGSFCDLTGGFGVDFSFIARSFKRAIYVEQQENLCELARHNFHALGLTQAEVVNTDGTAYLHQLDHVSVLFLDPARRNEQGGKTVLISDCAPDVLALEEELLEKADTVVIKLSPMLDWHRAVDELNRLGNVVREVHIVSVRNECKELLLVLQRTKGETDDKTATEKALQVFCVNDNNIVSYSLDEALIVSQRLLTAVPEAGQYLYEPNASLMKAGCFALLTARYPLSALSLNSHLFVSEESIHDFPGRQFEIAAVSSFNKKELRRRLSGIDKANLAVRNFPMSVAELRKRLKIKEGGDIYLFATTDAESNHLLFVCKKTAMLTRK, from the coding sequence ATGAATAAAACGGACAAAATTAAGCAAGAGGAATTTCCTTTGCCACGATATGTGCAGGAAGTTTTGAGCAAACATAACATTTCACTCCCCTCCCTTTGGGGGAGGGGTAAGGGGGAGGGGCTGCTCGGTAGTCTTTCTGTCTTAGCCCTCCAATCCCACCGCTACCCCGATATTGATATGCCCTTCCTGCTCGACCAGTTGGCAGGATGGCAAACTGCACGCACGAAACTGCCGTCGTGGGCAGCGAAGGAGGACATCATTTACCCACCGCATCTATCGATGGAACAGTGTTCAAGTGAGCAGACTGCGGAATATAAGGCACGATTGGTTGCACGCCTTGTAGGGGTAGAGAACTTCGTTTCTTCTGACCTAAATAACGATTATAGCAGACCTTCTGCAGGAGAAGAAACTACTCCTACGCAGCAAGATAATCATGTTCAGAACAGTTTTGAAGGGTCGTTCTGTGACCTAACAGGCGGCTTTGGCGTTGATTTCTCCTTTATAGCACGCAGCTTCAAACGTGCTATTTATGTCGAACAGCAGGAGAACTTGTGCGAATTGGCACGTCATAACTTCCACGCTTTAGGCTTAACACAAGCTGAAGTAGTGAATACCGATGGTACAGCTTACCTCCATCAGCTCGACCATGTGTCTGTTTTATTCCTCGATCCAGCGCGTCGTAATGAACAAGGAGGTAAGACAGTGCTCATAAGTGATTGTGCACCCGATGTCTTGGCATTGGAAGAAGAACTCTTAGAGAAGGCTGATACGGTTGTTATAAAGCTGTCGCCAATGCTCGATTGGCATCGTGCTGTGGACGAACTCAATCGTTTGGGCAATGTTGTTCGTGAGGTACATATCGTCTCTGTACGCAATGAATGTAAGGAATTACTGTTAGTTTTGCAGAGAACGAAAGGTGAAACAGATGATAAGACGGCTACGGAAAAAGCCTTACAGGTATTCTGTGTGAATGATAATAACATCGTTTCTTATTCTCTCGATGAGGCTTTAATCGTATCGCAGCGACTTCTTACGGCTGTTCCAGAGGCTGGGCAGTATCTCTATGAGCCCAATGCTTCATTGATGAAAGCAGGCTGTTTTGCTTTGCTTACTGCCCGTTATCCACTTTCAGCACTCAGTCTTAATTCTCATCTTTTTGTCTCAGAGGAGTCTATCCATGATTTTCCAGGTCGTCAGTTTGAGATAGCAGCTGTTTCATCGTTCAATAAGAAGGAGCTACGACGTCGTTTATCGGGGATAGACAAAGCCAATCTTGCCGTGCGCAACTTCCCTATGAGTGTTGCTGAACTACGTAAAAGGTTAAAGATAAAAGAGGGAGGAGACATCTACCTCTTTGCAACCACGGATGCAGAAAGCAATCATCTCCTCTTCGTTTGTAAGAAAACAGCGATGTTAACAAGAAAGTAG
- a CDS encoding four helix bundle protein, whose translation MELFYYRRLDVYKDAKQLAINVNEALKSFPKEERYALTNQLQRASTSVMFNIAEGFGRYGSKERIHFLDIANGSLMEVSSQIELAEAYHYISTTQREEFDSQILCIVKQLAGLRKSLLQSSNSSSPFSK comes from the coding sequence ATGGAATTGTTTTATTACAGGCGTTTAGATGTTTATAAGGACGCTAAGCAGTTGGCTATTAATGTCAATGAAGCCTTAAAATCATTTCCAAAAGAAGAACGATATGCGTTGACAAATCAATTGCAGCGTGCTTCTACATCTGTTATGTTTAATATTGCAGAAGGCTTTGGACGCTATGGTAGTAAGGAGAGGATACATTTTCTTGATATAGCAAATGGTTCTTTAATGGAGGTTTCGAGCCAAATAGAATTGGCAGAAGCCTATCATTACATCTCTACAACACAGCGGGAAGAATTCGATAGCCAAATCCTTTGTATCGTAAAACAGCTCGCAGGATTGAGAAAATCCCTGCTTCAGTCTTCCAACTCCTCATCCCCTTTCAGTAAGTAG
- a CDS encoding DNA topoisomerase IV subunit B: MDNSSTPNTQHPTPVSYTDDNIRHLSDMEHVRTRPGMYIGRLGDGKLPEDGIYVLLKEVIDNSIDEFKMNAGDRIEIDVEDNLRVSVRDYGRGIPQGKLVEAVSVLNTGGKYDSKAFKKSVGLNGVGVKAVNALSSHFEVKSFRDGKVRELSFEKGNLQSDKTKKSADENGTYIYFEPDATLFKNYSFHDDIVEEMLRNYTYLNTGLTIMYNGRRILSRHGLKDLLTDNMTVDPLYPIVHMKGEDIEIAFTHTNQYGEEYYSFVNGQHTTQGGTHQTAFKEHIAKTIKEFFGKYEYGDIRNGLVAAIAVNVEEPVFESQTKIKLGSTQMSPDGESINKYVGDFIKTNVDNYLHIHKEDFTDILENKIKETERERKAMAGVTKLARERAKKANLHNRKLRDCRVHYCDVKNDRKEESSIFITEGDSASGSITKSRDVNTQAVFSLRGKPLNCFGLTKKVVYENEEFNLLQAALDIEDGLDSLRYNKVIVATDADVDGMHIRLLIITFFLQFFPELIKKGHVYVLQTPLFRVRNRRTKIKNKEVIAEADARRVKGEKKNDFITRYCYSEEERVAAINELGPDPEITRFKGLGEISPDEFAHFIGPDMRLEQVTLHKNDQVAKLLEYYMGKNTMERQNFIIDNLVIEEDLPEEQ, from the coding sequence ATGGATAATTCATCAACACCCAACACTCAACACCCAACACCCGTTTCTTACACCGACGATAATATCCGACACCTATCGGATATGGAGCATGTGCGTACCCGTCCGGGTATGTATATTGGTCGTTTGGGCGATGGAAAGTTGCCTGAAGATGGTATTTATGTACTCTTGAAGGAGGTAATTGATAACTCTATTGACGAGTTTAAGATGAATGCTGGTGACCGTATTGAGATTGATGTGGAGGATAATCTGCGTGTTAGTGTGCGCGACTATGGTCGTGGTATTCCACAAGGTAAGCTTGTTGAGGCTGTGTCTGTACTGAATACGGGTGGTAAGTATGACTCTAAAGCGTTTAAGAAGAGTGTTGGTTTGAATGGTGTCGGTGTGAAAGCTGTTAATGCACTAAGTTCACATTTTGAGGTAAAGAGCTTCCGCGACGGTAAGGTGCGTGAACTATCGTTTGAGAAAGGTAACCTCCAAAGCGACAAAACAAAGAAGTCTGCGGACGAGAATGGTACCTATATCTACTTTGAACCAGATGCAACGCTATTCAAAAATTATAGCTTCCATGATGATATAGTAGAGGAGATGCTCCGTAACTATACCTATCTAAACACCGGATTGACGATTATGTACAATGGTCGTCGTATACTTAGTCGACATGGTTTGAAGGACCTTTTGACTGATAATATGACTGTTGATCCATTGTATCCGATTGTTCACATGAAGGGAGAGGATATTGAGATTGCTTTCACACATACCAATCAATATGGCGAGGAGTATTACTCTTTCGTGAATGGTCAGCATACAACGCAGGGCGGTACACATCAGACAGCCTTCAAGGAGCATATTGCCAAGACAATAAAAGAGTTCTTCGGCAAGTATGAGTATGGTGACATTCGTAACGGATTGGTGGCTGCTATCGCTGTAAACGTTGAAGAACCAGTATTTGAGTCACAAACAAAGATTAAGTTAGGTTCCACACAGATGTCGCCTGATGGTGAGTCTATCAATAAGTATGTGGGCGACTTTATCAAGACAAACGTTGACAACTACCTTCATATTCATAAAGAAGACTTCACCGATATACTTGAGAATAAAATCAAGGAGACCGAGCGAGAGCGTAAGGCAATGGCTGGTGTAACGAAGTTAGCACGTGAGAGAGCGAAGAAAGCCAACCTCCATAACCGTAAGTTGCGTGACTGTCGTGTACACTATTGTGACGTGAAGAACGATCGAAAGGAGGAGAGTTCTATCTTTATAACAGAGGGAGATTCAGCCAGCGGAAGTATTACTAAGAGTCGTGATGTCAACACACAAGCGGTCTTCTCATTGCGTGGAAAGCCGCTTAACTGCTTTGGTCTGACGAAGAAGGTAGTGTATGAGAATGAGGAGTTCAATCTCCTTCAGGCTGCGCTCGACATTGAAGACGGACTCGATTCGCTTAGATATAACAAGGTAATTGTCGCAACGGATGCCGATGTTGACGGTATGCACATCCGTTTGTTGATAATAACTTTCTTCCTTCAGTTCTTCCCAGAGCTGATAAAGAAAGGACACGTATATGTCCTTCAGACACCGCTTTTCCGTGTTCGTAACCGTCGAACAAAGATAAAGAACAAAGAGGTAATTGCCGAAGCGGACGCTCGTCGTGTGAAAGGAGAGAAAAAGAACGACTTTATTACACGTTATTGTTACTCTGAGGAGGAGCGTGTAGCAGCTATCAACGAGCTTGGTCCAGACCCAGAAATCACTCGATTCAAAGGTCTTGGTGAGATCTCTCCTGACGAATTTGCCCATTTCATCGGTCCAGATATGCGTTTAGAGCAAGTTACTTTGCATAAGAATGACCAGGTAGCCAAACTCTTGGAGTATTATATGGGTAAGAACACGATGGAACGTCAGAACTTTATTATTGACAACCTCGTGATTGAAGAGGATTTGCCAGAAGAGCAATGA
- a CDS encoding S41 family peptidase has product MKRYIYLSLLCFFSFLPLSAQLKSDSPLRKLQIAEMAITNFYVDSVNEQKLVEDGIRGMLEKLDPHSTYTDAKETKAMNEPLQGDFEGIGVQFNMIEDTLVVIQPVVNGPSQKVGILAGDRIISVNDSTIAGVKMARIDIMKMLRGKKGTKVKLGVVRRGVKGVLTFVVTRAKIPVHTINASYMIRPNVGYIRIESFGMKTHDEFMSAVDSLKKKGMKTLLLDLQDNGGGYLQSAVQISNEFLKNNDMIVYTEGRRARRQNFKAIGNGRLQDVKVYVLVNELSASAAEIVTGAIQDNDRGTVVGRRTFGKGLVQRPLDLPDGSMIRLTIAHYYTPSGRCIQKPYTKGDLKDYEMDIEKRLKHGELTNPDSIHFDTSQKFYTLRNHRVVYGGGGIMPDYFVPLDTTKYTKYHRLLAAKNIIMNAYLKYVDANRTTLKGLYKSFDTFNKNYVVPQSLLDTIIAEGKKEKVEPKDKAELTATMPYIKVQLKALVARDLWDMNEYYRVWNEQSDIVNKAIKLCTAPNTDRSL; this is encoded by the coding sequence ATGAAAAGGTATATCTATCTTTCACTCCTTTGCTTCTTTAGCTTTTTACCATTGTCAGCGCAGCTTAAGAGCGACTCACCCTTGCGTAAGTTGCAGATAGCAGAGATGGCTATCACTAACTTCTATGTGGACTCTGTGAACGAGCAGAAGTTAGTCGAGGATGGTATTAGGGGTATGCTCGAGAAACTCGACCCCCATTCTACCTACACGGATGCGAAGGAAACCAAGGCAATGAACGAACCATTGCAAGGCGACTTTGAGGGTATTGGTGTACAGTTCAATATGATTGAAGATACACTTGTCGTTATCCAGCCTGTTGTCAACGGACCATCTCAGAAGGTGGGAATCCTTGCTGGCGACCGTATCATCAGTGTAAACGACTCTACTATCGCTGGTGTGAAGATGGCACGTATCGATATCATGAAGATGCTTCGTGGTAAGAAGGGAACGAAGGTGAAGTTAGGTGTTGTACGCCGTGGTGTGAAAGGGGTGTTGACCTTTGTCGTTACACGCGCTAAGATACCAGTTCATACTATCAATGCCTCTTATATGATTCGTCCTAATGTGGGCTATATCCGAATCGAGAGCTTCGGTATGAAGACCCATGACGAGTTCATGTCGGCTGTTGATTCACTGAAAAAGAAAGGCATGAAGACCCTCCTTCTCGACCTACAAGACAATGGTGGCGGTTATCTTCAGTCGGCTGTTCAGATATCAAATGAGTTCCTTAAGAACAATGACATGATTGTTTACACCGAAGGACGACGCGCTCGTCGCCAGAATTTTAAGGCTATTGGCAACGGACGACTGCAGGATGTAAAGGTTTATGTATTGGTAAACGAACTCTCTGCTTCGGCTGCAGAGATTGTCACTGGTGCTATTCAAGATAATGATCGTGGAACGGTTGTGGGCCGTAGAACCTTTGGTAAGGGACTTGTACAGCGTCCGCTTGACCTCCCTGATGGTAGTATGATTCGTCTGACAATAGCCCATTACTATACGCCAAGTGGTCGTTGTATTCAGAAACCTTACACAAAGGGCGACCTGAAGGATTATGAAATGGATATTGAGAAACGCCTGAAACATGGTGAACTAACCAATCCTGATAGTATTCACTTTGATACTTCTCAGAAGTTCTACACACTTCGTAACCATCGAGTAGTATATGGTGGTGGCGGTATTATGCCCGATTACTTCGTGCCTTTAGATACAACTAAATACACGAAATATCATCGTCTCTTGGCTGCAAAGAACATCATTATGAATGCTTATCTGAAGTATGTTGATGCAAACAGAACAACTCTGAAAGGACTTTATAAGTCATTTGACACCTTCAATAAGAATTACGTAGTACCACAATCATTGCTTGACACGATTATAGCAGAGGGCAAGAAAGAGAAGGTGGAACCAAAGGATAAGGCAGAACTAACGGCTACCATGCCTTATATCAAAGTTCAATTAAAAGCACTCGTAGCACGCGATTTGTGGGATATGAACGAATACTACCGCGTTTGGAACGAGCAGAGTGACATTGTGAATAAGGCCATTAAACTTTGTACAGCACCTAATACGGACAGGAGTCTGTAA